In one window of Streptomyces sp. FXJ1.172 DNA:
- a CDS encoding amino acid ABC transporter permease, which yields MTDATALYDLPGPRTRQRHRLYAVVSTAVILGLIAWILYLLFDTGQFTYTKWMPFEYKGIQELLLRGLGNTLKAFAAAAALSLVLGGVLATGRLSDHRPVRWSATVAVEFFRAMPVLVMIFFIFVALKVQPLPALVTGLALYNGSVLAEVFRSGVNAVERGQHEAAFALGMRKTQVMAHVLVPQAVRAMLPAVISQLVVALKDTSLGFLITYEEFLHAGKLIASNLDYDLPFIPVVMVISPIYIGMCMLLSWCAVRVSRREQRSPKTEAVTVATPGPGALLPGGEPPMAPKP from the coding sequence ATGACCGACGCCACCGCCCTCTACGACCTCCCCGGCCCGCGCACCCGGCAGCGGCACCGTCTCTACGCCGTGGTGTCCACCGCGGTCATCCTCGGCCTGATCGCCTGGATCCTGTATCTGCTGTTCGACACCGGCCAGTTCACCTACACCAAGTGGATGCCCTTCGAGTACAAGGGCATCCAGGAACTGCTGCTGCGCGGCCTCGGCAACACCCTGAAGGCCTTCGCGGCCGCGGCCGCGCTCTCCCTCGTCCTCGGCGGGGTGCTGGCCACCGGGCGGCTCTCCGACCACCGGCCGGTGCGCTGGTCGGCCACGGTGGCCGTGGAGTTCTTCCGCGCCATGCCCGTCCTGGTGATGATCTTCTTCATCTTCGTGGCGCTCAAGGTGCAGCCGCTGCCCGCCCTCGTCACCGGACTCGCCCTCTACAACGGCTCGGTGCTCGCCGAGGTCTTCCGCTCCGGGGTGAACGCCGTCGAACGCGGCCAGCACGAGGCCGCGTTCGCGCTCGGCATGCGCAAGACCCAGGTCATGGCGCACGTCCTCGTCCCGCAGGCCGTACGCGCCATGCTGCCCGCCGTCATCAGCCAGTTGGTGGTCGCCCTGAAGGACACCTCACTCGGCTTTCTCATCACCTACGAGGAGTTCCTCCATGCCGGGAAACTGATCGCCTCCAACCTCGACTACGATTTGCCGTTCATCCCTGTGGTGATGGTGATCTCGCCGATCTACATCGGGATGTGCATGCTGCTCTCGTGGTGCGCCGTCCGGGTGTCCCGCCGGGAGCAGCGCAGCCCCAAGACCGAGGCCGTGACGGTTGCCACGCCGGGTCCTGGGGCGCTGCTGCCAGGTGGGGAGCCCCCCATGGCCCCGAAACCCTAG
- a CDS encoding amino acid ABC transporter permease, which yields MNVLTSNISAYARGFLGTLELTVFAGLLALALGFVMASFRVAPVASLRVFGTVWVTVLRNTPLTLLFFAVVLGLPRFGLVLPFQLFAVLALGCYTSAFICEVLRSGINTVPRGQGEAARSLGMTFGQTLNLIVLPQAFRSVIGPVGSTLIALAKNSAIAGAFSVTELLGTYKTLSELGYNIVWTFVWIAVGYLIVTLAISALFHALERTWGVAR from the coding sequence ATGAACGTACTGACGAGCAACATCTCCGCCTACGCCCGGGGTTTCCTCGGCACCCTCGAACTCACCGTCTTCGCCGGGCTGCTGGCGCTGGCGCTGGGCTTCGTGATGGCGTCCTTCCGGGTCGCCCCCGTCGCCTCCTTGCGTGTCTTCGGCACGGTGTGGGTCACCGTGCTGCGCAACACCCCGCTCACCCTGCTGTTCTTCGCGGTGGTGCTCGGGCTGCCCCGGTTCGGACTCGTGCTGCCCTTCCAGCTGTTCGCGGTCCTCGCCCTCGGCTGCTACACCTCGGCGTTCATCTGCGAGGTGCTGCGCTCGGGCATCAACACCGTCCCCCGCGGGCAGGGCGAGGCGGCCCGCAGCCTCGGCATGACCTTCGGCCAGACACTGAACCTGATCGTGCTGCCGCAGGCGTTCCGGTCGGTGATCGGGCCGGTCGGCTCCACCCTCATCGCGCTCGCGAAGAACTCCGCGATCGCGGGCGCGTTCAGCGTCACCGAACTGCTCGGCACCTACAAGACCCTGAGCGAGCTGGGCTACAACATCGTCTGGACCTTCGTCTGGATCGCCGTCGGCTACCTGATCGTCACGCTCGCCATCAGCGCGCTGTTCCATGCGCTGGAGCGCACCTGGGGAGTCGCCCGATGA